The sequence below is a genomic window from Methylotuvimicrobium alcaliphilum 20Z.
ACAATTAGCCACAATGCTAACGTAAAAAAGCCACCGGCCGGCAGGATCATAATGATCCACTCTTGAAACGATTCCGGAAATATCGCGACATCGAACAAGCTTCCATTACCAAGTAATTCTCTGACCGCACCCAGACAAAAAAGCGCTAATACGAAACCGACTCCCATACCCAAGGCGTCCATGATCGATTTACCTATGGTATTTTTCGAAGCAAAGGCCTCCGCGCGGCTAAGAATGAGGCAATTGACCACAATCAGTGAAATAAATGCCCCTAAATTTTTATGCAAATCGACGCTGATGGCTTGAATGGCATAATCGACGATCGTGACAAACGTGGCGATAATCAGAATAAAGGAGGCAATCCTGACTTGCTTGGGAATAAAGTTTCTTAAAGAAGCGACCAGTATATTGGACATCAACAGCACGAAAGCCGTCGCCAAACCCATCGCCAGCGCATTTTGGGCGGTATTGGATACCGCCAAAACCGGACACATGCCGAGCACCTGTACGAACACGGGATTTTCACGCCAAAGCCCCTTGATGAACTCGTCGGTGGAGCTTGGCTCAGCCTTTTTGTCGATATTATTGGTTATCCGCGCACTCATTTTGAATCCGTATTCACTTTAGGAACGAGCATCAAATAACTTCTTCACATGTCGGAAGGGGGTTCGGTGGCTCGATTGACATGTGTCGGCAGCAGGGCAGATTTTTGCTCCTGCAAAATCTGCATTCATGCCATCCTTGGCAATCAGATTCCGCCGTCGAGCCTACAGGGATGTATTTACGGCGTCCTGTTAAGCGAGTCACCGAACCTCCACAAGGCTTACTATTTCGAGAAGTTGTTTTGTGCATATTTCTTAAACGTTTCGATTTGATTGTATATCAATGGAACCATGGCTGACGAATTTTCACCGATGATATTGCCGATGGCTCTCGAAGAAATGGTTGCTCCGGTGATACCTTCGACCTCCCACGGATTGGATTTACCCCCTTGCTTAACCGGTATCACCTTATTTTGAATCCGAGTCGATTCAGGATCGAGTTTGACCGAAAGCGCTTTGAAGTTGGCCAGAAAGATTTCATCCTTTTCGATCTTATCTCCCAATCCCGGCGTTTCCTTGCTCTCAAGCACATAAAAACCGACGATGGTTTGCGAATGGGGATCGTAGCCGTACAAAATCCGAATGACGTCGGCATAGCCTTGGCCGCTGGCCTCGATGGCTACGCCGAGAAATTCACCGGCGTCGTCGTAACCGGCATAGACCACCGGATTTTTTCCATCCGGTGCTTCGGCAGGCGTGAAATTCCCGTCCGTTCCCAATAAAAACATCCGTGTATTGCTGATGCCCGGCAAAACCTTGAAAACCGCTTTTTCCAGCGCTTCGGTTCGTAAACGATCGATTCTTTCCTTGG
It includes:
- a CDS encoding FMN-binding protein; translation: MNADPSVSSQSNSSEESKKMLIAMVSIGIFCALLIVLVYEGTKERIDRLRTEALEKAVFKVLPGISNTRMFLLGTDGNFTPAEAPDGKNPVVYAGYDDAGEFLGVAIEASGQGYADVIRILYGYDPHSQTIVGFYVLESKETPGLGDKIEKDEIFLANFKALSVKLDPESTRIQNKVIPVKQGGKSNPWEVEGITGATISSRAIGNIIGENSSAMVPLIYNQIETFKKYAQNNFSK
- the rsxE gene encoding electron transport complex subunit RsxE, translated to MSARITNNIDKKAEPSSTDEFIKGLWRENPVFVQVLGMCPVLAVSNTAQNALAMGLATAFVLLMSNILVASLRNFIPKQVRIASFILIIATFVTIVDYAIQAISVDLHKNLGAFISLIVVNCLILSRAEAFASKNTIGKSIMDALGMGVGFVLALFCLGAVRELLGNGSLFDVAIFPESFQEWIIMILPAGGFFTLALWLIVFNYFKVKKAKG